The genomic segment GCGACCGCAACTGTCCACCATGGACGGCGAGACCACCCTGATGGTTCCGCAGCGACACAACGACTCCGGCTGGTTCGACCACACGGTGCTCGCCGCGGCCTGGCCGATCACGCTGTGGCAGGTCAGCCGCGACCCGGCCGACCGGGACCGGATCGAACGGCTGCGGGCCGGCGCCAGCTGGGACTGGACCGCGGTGCACCCGCAGCGACGCAAGGAGGAGGCCGGACACGAGGAGCCGTGGTACGAGTTCCTCGCCGGGCGCAACCCGCACTTCCCGGAGCGGACGCTGCGCGCCGCGCTCGCGGTGACCGCCGAGCGGGTCGAGGCGATCGACCACGACCCGCTCGATCCGGCGACCGGCCCGAGCGCCCTGGACATCCACCACTGGCAGGACCGCAACCCGGTACTCACCGAGGCGCTGCTGCTGCTGACCACCGGGTCGCCCCAGGTGCTCTACAACGGTGGGCTGGTGCGGCTGCACCTGCGCTACCACGATGCCGGCGCGGGCCGGCCGGGCCTGCCGGCCGACGTCGCCGCGCTGGTCACCGACACCGATCCGGGGCACACCGTGGTCGAACTGGTGAACCTCGCCGCAGCGCCACGAGCCCTGATCGTGCAGGCGGGTACCTTCGCCGAGCACCGGCTGCGCACGGTCGCCGTCGACGACGGGCCGCCGCGGCCGGTCGAGGCCCGCTACCTGCGGGTGGAGCTGCCGGCGCGCAGCCGGTTGCGGCTCGCGCTCGCGCTGACACCACGAACCGAGTCGCCCACCTACCGGGCGCCGCGGCACGATCCGGGGACCACGATGACCGTCGTTGAGCTGCCACGACTCGGGATCGGCACCGCGCCCCTGGGCGGGCTGTTCAGCGAGGTGTCCGAGGCGGACGCCGCCGCCACGGTGGCGACCGCACTGTCGGCCGGCGTCCGGCTGTTCGACACCGCGCCGCGCTACGGCCACGGCCTCGCCGAGACCCGGCTCGGCGCGCTGCTGCCGACCGGCGAGCCGGCCCCGATCGTGTCCACCAAGGTCGGCTGGCGGCTCCGACCCGGCACCGGTGCGGCCGCATCCACCACGGTGGTCCCGGACTGGTCCGAGGCCGGCATCCGCGCGTCGCTGCGGGACAGCCTGGGCCGGCTCAACCGGTCCACAGTGGACATCGTCTACCTGCACGACCCGGACGAGTTCGCAGACGAGGTGGCGGCGACCGGATACCCGACGGTGCGCCGGCTGCGCGACGAGGGCCTGGTGCGCGCGATCGGTTTCGGCATGAACAACTGCGGTCCGCTGGCCGACCTCGTCGAACGGTACGAGCCGGACGTGGTGCTGATCGCCGGCCGCCTCTCGCTGCTCGACCACGACGCCGCCGACCGCTTGCTGCCGCTGTGCCAGCGACTCGGTACCGCGGTGGTGGTCGGCGGGGTGTTCAACACCGGGCTGCTGGCCGATCCGAACCCGGCCGCGATGTTCCACTACCGCCCGGTGCCGGCGGAGGCGCTCGCCCGCGCGCAGCTGTGCCGGGCCATCTGCGCCGAGTACGACGTGCCGCTGGCCGCCGCGGCCATCCAGTTCCCGTACCTGCACCCGGCCGTCCGGTCGGTCGTCGTCGGGTGCCGCTCGGCGGACGAGGTGTCCGGCAACGTCCGGGCGGCGGCGACGCCGGTACCGGACGAGCTGTGGCACCGGCTGGCCGGCGCGGGCTTCGTCCCGCCGTCGCTGCTGGCCGGATAGCCGGACCGCACCGCGCAGCACACCGCGGCCGGCCGCCCGCAGCGGTGACCGGGCGGGACCGCCGGGTGCGGCGCGCGGTTGCTGCTCAGAGCGTGTTGCCGCCGTTGACCGCGATGCGCTGCCCGGTCAGGAATGCCGCCCGGTCCGACGCCAGGTACGTCACCGCCGCCGCGACCTCGTCGGCGGTGCCGAGCCGACCCATCGGTACGCCCCGGGCGTACCGGTCGCGGTCGGCGTCGGGCACCCCGACGTGCCGCTCGGTGGGGACGAAGCCGGGCGCGACCAGGTTGACGGTGACCCCGGTGCCGCCGAGCTCGCGCGCCCAGGACCGGGTCAGGCCCAGCTGCGCGCCCTTGGCCGCCACGTACGCGCTGGAGCCCGGCGTGCCCAGCTCGAACGCCTCCGAGCCGATCTGCACGATGCGGCCCCAGCCGCGTCGGCGCATCCCCGGCAGTACCTGCTGGGCCAGCAGCAGTGGGCTCACCGCGAAGAACCGGAACTGGGTCAGCAGGTCGTCGACCCGCAGCGACTCGACGCCGATCTCCGGCTGCGGGCCGGTCGCGTTGGCCACCAGCACGTCCACCTCGCCGAGCGCCGCGACGACCGCCTGGTGCAGGCTGGTCACCTCGGCCTCGTCGGTGACGTCGGCACGGAACGCCGCGGCCCGGCCGCCGGCCGCTTCGATCGCCGCCACCACCGCGTCCGCCGACGCGGCGTCGCGCGCGTAGTTCACCGCCACCGCGGCGCCGTCCGCGGCCAGCGCCGTCGCGATAGCCGCACCGAGGCCGCGGGACGCCCCGGTCACCAGCGCCACCCGGGCCCGCGGGCTCATCGCGGGCTCCGCGCGCCGGACCGCAGCGCCGCGACGCCGCGGCGTACCGCGCCGATCAGGTGGTCGATCTGCGCGTCGGTCAGGTGCGGGTAGATCGGCAGCTGCACCTGGTGCTCGAAGTAGGTGCGTTCGGCGACGGGGCACTCGCCGTAGCTGTGGCCGGCGGCGCGGAACTCCGGCAGCAGGTGGATCGGGAAGTACCGCAGGACGATCTCGACCCCCTCCACCTCCTGCAGGTGGCGCAGGAAGTCGTCCTTCGGTGCGCCGACCGCGGCCGGATCGTAGAAGATCGTGTACAGGTGGTAGATGTGGTGCGCGTACGGCTTCGCCACCTGCAGGCCGATCCCGGGCACGTCGCGCAACCCGTCGTCGAGCCGGGCGGCGATCGCACGGCGGCGGTCGTTCAGCTCGTCCAGCCGGTCGAGTTGGGCGATCCCCAGCGCCGCGGACAGCTCACTCATCCGGTAGTTGTTGCCCACCAGGTAACGCCCGTCGCGGTAGTCCAGCGTGTAGGACGATCGCACGTGCGCGTCCCGGTAGTACGCCGGCTGCGGGTAGGGCCCGATGTGCGGGTCTCGGCGGGCCACGGTGTCGCCCCAGGTGTGGATGGTGCCCAGCGCCCGGGCCATCTCCGCGTACCGGTCGTCGTTGGTGACCAGCGCGCCGCCCTCGCCGGTGGTCATGTTCTTCAGCGAGTGGAAGCTGAAGCAGCCGATGTCGCCGATGGTGCCGAGCGCCCGCCCGCGGTAGGTGCCGCCGGGCACATGCGCGCAGTCCTCCACCACGCTCAACCCGTACCGTCGGGCGAGG from the Actinocatenispora thailandica genome contains:
- a CDS encoding aldo/keto reductase, with the translated sequence MTRTPTVRASRPVTEAPDWARLERELFAAQDVAWRRFSDRYTRGDGRLVFTDRLGQGLDDRDGVDDFYEPFFNWPTLYLLGGDPAILAAARRHWQGVTAQLTEMGMLRDGIERGYDWFHQGEGLLLYYALCLADPDDAALRELGLRFADLYLPGGPNYDPVHRVIRAPHTGADGPRYGFVDSDTYFPWSPALRPYGLPLDFVDGVTDFDQLAGDPHRARSYGREMDRRMGRGDTVVNLAVTSLATNAYLLSGERRYADWVLDYVMAWRDRLTGREVLPDNAGSTGVVGQHLDGRWYGGHYGWAWPHGLHSVAPATLIGAVNAQLLSGDPGYLDLARNPLDATLAHASARRPDQMGTLAGRWRPQLSTMDGETTLMVPQRHNDSGWFDHTVLAAAWPITLWQVSRDPADRDRIERLRAGASWDWTAVHPQRRKEEAGHEEPWYEFLAGRNPHFPERTLRAALAVTAERVEAIDHDPLDPATGPSALDIHHWQDRNPVLTEALLLLTTGSPQVLYNGGLVRLHLRYHDAGAGRPGLPADVAALVTDTDPGHTVVELVNLAAAPRALIVQAGTFAEHRLRTVAVDDGPPRPVEARYLRVELPARSRLRLALALTPRTESPTYRAPRHDPGTTMTVVELPRLGIGTAPLGGLFSEVSEADAAATVATALSAGVRLFDTAPRYGHGLAETRLGALLPTGEPAPIVSTKVGWRLRPGTGAAASTTVVPDWSEAGIRASLRDSLGRLNRSTVDIVYLHDPDEFADEVAATGYPTVRRLRDEGLVRAIGFGMNNCGPLADLVERYEPDVVLIAGRLSLLDHDAADRLLPLCQRLGTAVVVGGVFNTGLLADPNPAAMFHYRPVPAEALARAQLCRAICAEYDVPLAAAAIQFPYLHPAVRSVVVGCRSADEVSGNVRAAATPVPDELWHRLAGAGFVPPSLLAG
- a CDS encoding SDR family NAD(P)-dependent oxidoreductase, with product MSPRARVALVTGASRGLGAAIATALAADGAAVAVNYARDAASADAVVAAIEAAGGRAAAFRADVTDEAEVTSLHQAVVAALGEVDVLVANATGPQPEIGVESLRVDDLLTQFRFFAVSPLLLAQQVLPGMRRRGWGRIVQIGSEAFELGTPGSSAYVAAKGAQLGLTRSWARELGGTGVTVNLVAPGFVPTERHVGVPDADRDRYARGVPMGRLGTADEVAAAVTYLASDRAAFLTGQRIAVNGGNTL
- a CDS encoding DegT/DnrJ/EryC1/StrS family aminotransferase, whose translation is MSFTVPYSGVSNRLGEAEIAAVVDALRSDTLAMGPRGAEFERRFADRIGARHVQATSSCTSALFLAAQLLDLGPGDEVITTPQTFWVTTWPLQARGCRIRFGDIDPNSLTLDPATIEPLITERTRSIWVVHHGGQATDMDPIMALARRYGLSVVEDCAHVPGGTYRGRALGTIGDIGCFSFHSLKNMTTGEGGALVTNDDRYAEMARALGTIHTWGDTVARRDPHIGPYPQPAYYRDAHVRSSYTLDYRDGRYLVGNNYRMSELSAALGIAQLDRLDELNDRRRAIAARLDDGLRDVPGIGLQVAKPYAHHIYHLYTIFYDPAAVGAPKDDFLRHLQEVEGVEIVLRYFPIHLLPEFRAAGHSYGECPVAERTYFEHQVQLPIYPHLTDAQIDHLIGAVRRGVAALRSGARSPR